In Geotalea uraniireducens, the genomic window CAACTGGGAGTTGTCGGCAGCCCGGGCCATCAATGTCGCCCGCTATCTCCAGAGCCAGGGTCTTTCGCCCGAGAACCTTTCGGCGGTGGCTTACGGTGAGTATCGGCCGGTGGCTTCCAACGACACGGAAGAAGGGAAAGCGAAAAACCGGCGGATCGAGATCATTCTCATCCCGAAAGATGCGCCCTGACCGTCTGTCGCGCCGGTTCGAGATCTGTGATGAGATGACATGACATGAAGAAAAGCGCCGGAAGCAAGAAAAAGAAGAGCGAAGAGTTGGCCAATAAGCCGTTTTCCGCCCTGAAAGGGGTGCGAGCGAACATTGACCCGCCGCCGGAAAAGCCCGTCGCCAAACCGGCGCCGCCGCCGGCCATTGCTGCCGAGCCCGACGAGACGGCCCTGTTTCTCCGGGCGGTCAGCGATGTTCGCCGCCTCCACTCCCAGCCGCCGAAGAATCAGCGGAAAAGCGGTGAGGTTCCCGTCGCCGCCCCCGAGAAAGACGATGCCGACCAACGGGCTTTTCTTGATGCGGTGCGTCAGCTGAAACTCGACGTCACCTTTGCGGACGAGTTTCCCGAAAAAGGCCGGAGCGATTCACACGGCCAGGCGGCCAACCGGTTGCGCCAGCTGAAAAAGGGGACGATCCGGGTCGACCTGGAGCTCGATCTGCACGGGCTGACCAAAGATGAAGCGCTGGACAGCCTGGCCCGGTTCATCGGCGGGGCTTACAACCGGGGGCAGCAGGCCGTGCTGGTCATTACCGGCAAAGGGAACAATTCGCCGGGCGAGCCGGTCCTGCAGGGCGCGGTTGTTTCTTGGCTCCGTGACAAAGGGCGGGGCATGGTTGCCGAGTTTGCCCCGGCACCGCGAAATATGGGGGGAAGCGGGGCGCTGGTGGTCTTTCTCAAGGCTCGGGAAATTCAAGAGCTGTAGCTGCCGCCCAGAAGCGGCGAGGGGTAGGCCTGACGGCCTGCGGGAGGGCCCGTGTTCGGATGGCTGCGCAGAAAACCGGCTGAACCGCTAACGTTCGAGGACGCCTCGGCCGCCTTTGCCTATGCCTGCGATCACCTTGAGAACCGGCTCCTTATCGAGGCGGTTATCCCGGCGCTGGTTGAAGAGCAGGGGCGGACCGGCGGTGAGGGGGAGCACTATTTCCGGATCAGGCTGGCCAATCGCGCCGGCGGTCGAGAAATCTGGGCGTGCACCCTGAAGGAGGCGGTGCGTTTCCCCGAAGTCGGCGATCTGGTCGGTTTCCGGGTGGTCAGGGTGGATCCCGAACTGCCCGATCCTTTCGATCTGCTCGGGTTCATCGCCTATCGCTTCGAGCCGTTCTATGTGCCGGGCAAGGGGTGGCGGATCGGCGAAAATTTTACCCCGAAGAATATCAAGCCGGTCCTCCGCTGGTAGGAAAGATTTCCTGCCCGACGGTTAACGGCTCCTCTCGCCGTGCCGGACCGGCTGCTCCGCAAATACCCCGCAGTCGGCCTGCGTATGGCAGTTCCCCTCTCAGCAGACCGGATATCGCCCTTCGGCCAGTTCGAGACAGAAATCCCCAATTCCCGCCAGCCCCCGGGCAATGATCTCCCGTGCCCGCCCCGAGGCATCGGCAAGCCGAAGCCCCCGCTGCAGCCGAAGCTGGGCTGCCGCCATGGCGGGTCGATCAATGGGGGTCCCGATCCGGCTGAGCAGCAGGACGGTGGCCTCTGCCACGCCTTCAACTTCCTCGCAGATTTCTCTGGCCAATTGGTGGGCGAGGATCGTGTATATCTTTCCCACGTGACTCACCGGGTTTTTGCCTGCCGTCGCTTCGCTGCCGAGCGGGCGGCTCAGGGCGATGATGCCGTTGACCCGGTTGCCGCGACCGACCTGGCCGGAGTCGGCGTCTTCCGCCGAAGTGCCGAGCAGGCTGAGATAGATGCCGTTGAGCCCTCGTCCCGTCTCGTCGAGGGTGTTGAAGTGGAAGGTGCGCCGGCCGAATCCGGGGAGTCCGGCGAGAAATTCGCCAATCTCCCGGCCAATTGCCTTTTTGCGGTCGAAGTAGTCAGCTTCGGAATGGACGAAACGGGCGATAAGCGGCATCGCCACGGTCATTGTCAGGTCGGTTCCCGTCCGTAGTCCCATCACCTTTACATCCTCGCCGCTTTCGGGGAAGCGCTCTTTGAAGCGGGTACCGTTAAGGAACCTCTCCAGGTCGAGAACCGCCCGCTCGGTAGGGGAAAGAGGCCAGTAACCGACCGCCGCCGAGGTGTCGTTGGCAACCATGACCGCTCCCGGCCGGGCAAAAATGTCGACCAGTTCTGAGGAGCCAGGGGCGAGGACGATCCGGTAGCGAACATGCTTTGCCGGATCGACAAACCGGAGATTTTCCCGCAGCCAGCGATTGGCGGTGTCGATGGCGATCTCCGCCACCGGGATTTCCTCGCCGGCGGCAGCGAAGGTTGCCCGATCGCCGATGACGAACTCCATTGGCCTGATTACCCGGCCGCCGCCGAACTGCCGCTCGACGCTGCCGGCGGCCAGCAGGCTCTTGTCGATATTGTGATGGAGAATCCGCCCGCACCGCTCCCGGTAGGTTCGGCAAAGAGCTACGGAAATGGCATCCATTACCGCGTCGCAGATCGAGTCGGGATGGCCTCTCCCTTTCCGTTCCACGATTTCGACGCGATGGGCGCTAACGGAAAAACCGCGAGCTGTTTCTATGCTGATCATGGCTAAACTGTACCACATCCGGGAGGATTGTCAGGGCTGGCGGCGGGCACACCGCTACCGTTCCGACGGAGAGATGACCGCCGGCCGGTAGTGGTGGCAGGAAGGGGAGAAGCGGTCAGGATTTGGGGGGCTCGACTTCGGCCGGTGCTGGCGGCCGGTGACGACTATTCTCCGCCAGCGAGTGCAGGGCGGCAATTGTCTGGGTGACGATGATGATGGCGCAGTAACCGCAGAATACCCAGAGGAAAACCCCGGAAAAGCCGTCGGTGATCCCATTGGCGGCGCTGGCGGGAGCGGCGCCGGCCAGAACGAGTGCGATTGCCTGGGCAAGATTCGTTTTCATGGCTACCTCCAACAGTCTGCCGCCGGGCGGCAGATCGTCAGTGCGACTCGCCGTGTTTGAGCCGGGCTGGTTTGATCTCGACCCGCGAGAACGAAAAGAGATTCTTCAGCAGGGAGGTGCAGAGCATGATGCCGGGGATGAACTGGCAGATGACGATGACAATGCCAATAAAGGTGAAGGCGGCAAAGAGAAAATCCTCGAATCCGGTCCCGCTGCTCACCGGCAGCCCCGCACCGAATTCATTGCCGTTCAGGAATTCTTTTTGCGTTGGATAAGACATGGTAATCCTACTGTTATGTATTAGTGATGAAAATATGTTGTTTTCGAAATTGCACCGGCTGTGCCAAAACGACAGGCTTGTGGGGTTAATATCTAATTATTCGAATTTGCGAAGAAAATGATTGGCGTGGCGGGTGTGGCGAAAACAGCGGCTTACGTAGTGTATTACCCTGCTATACGACTTTTCCGGAGAGGAAAGATGTGGAAACCGGGCCGTTCTCTCAACTGATCGAAAAAACGCGGCTTTTGTGCTGATCTGAAGTGTGCATGGAAAAATTATACAGGCGGCAGCGATATCGCCGGACAATGGGGGCAGCCAGCTGGCGAAGTCTTTGCGGCATGGCTAGGACGATCAGCGAAAGGCGAAACCGACGCTGATGCCGACAATATCGGCGTTGGTTCGGGGTTGGTAGAACGAGCCGACGGTGGGAGAGTCGCCGAAGCGGAAGCCTTCATAGAAAAATGCCGGGCGAATCCGGCCGAACTGCCCGCCGGCTTCGGCGAAGGCCGACCATTTGCGTCCGGGGTGAAACGTTTCGTCGCTGCCGCCGTCGGGATTGGCGACATTCCGGTTGAACCAGGGGTACTTGGCGCCGCCGGCGATGAACAGCCTGGCCGCTGGGGAAAGCCGGCATTCTCCTCGGGCACCGAGACGGAGGCTGAGGATGTCCCATTCCTCGGTAGTGGTCGAGGAAATCACGGTTGCCTGGATTTCCCGGTGCCACCAGCGGTAACCGAGTCCGGCAAACGGCTCCAGTGACAGGTTGTGTGCCTGTAGCCGGTAGCCGAGGTCAAGGGCGGCATTGATCCCGACGTAATCGACGTTCGATCGGACAGGAGCGCCGGCGAGCGTCGCCCCGTCGTACTTGACCTCGCCGCCGAAAATTTCCGTTTTGCCCGTCAATAACAGGACCTTGCTGGCCAAGTCCGCCTTCATGGCGACGCCGAGCCCGTAGAGCGGCCCTTCTTCCTTGACGATCCGGCTGTCAGCTCGGTCGAACTCTTCCCAGGTAAAGTACTGGATTGAAGGGTAGAGAGAGAGTTCTTCCAGTCCTGCTGCCCGAAGCGGTGTAGCGGTGGCGAAGAGGGCAAGCGCGACAACACAGGCGGCGATCGACTCCATCAGCTCTCCTCCTTGCCGGCAAACTGTCCGCCGTCCTACTCCCCGTCAGCCGGTGGCAGCTCTTTCTTCTTCCGCGGGGCGCGGGGCTTTTTGGCCGGCGGCGGGGCCGGCTCTACCGCTTCTGCCGCTGCCGCTTCAGCCGGCGGCGGTTCCGGGGCTGCGTCGGCCGTTGCCTTCTTGCGCGGCGCCCGCTTTTTCTTCGGCGCAGCTTCCGTCATTTCCGGCGCGGGTTCAGTCGTCGGCGCAGGTTCCGGTTCGCCGGCGGAGGCGGCAGCTGCTGCCGGTGCCGGTTTCTTTCTGGTCCGGGGAGCCCGGGGTTTTTTTGCCGGCGGCTCTTCTGCGGCTACCGGCGGCGTCACGACGACCGGTGGCTCGGGCTCGGCTACCAGTGGCTTGGGCTCAGCCACCGGGGGCTCAACGGCAGCTTCCGGCCCGCCGGCGCTCTCTTCTTCGGCTCCCCGTTTGGTGGGGCGCCGCTTGCGCCGCCGCTTCTTCTTTTTCACGTCCTCGCCGCTCTCGGCACTTTCCGTGACGGGGAGCGGTTCGGCAGTGGCCTCAGCTGCCGGCTCTTCCTCGGCAGGTGCCGCGCCCTCTTCCACAGATTGCTCCGCCTGGGGTTTCTTGCTCCGCCGCCGTTTGCGCCGCCGCTTCTTCCTGGTCTCTTCTGCGGCCTGCTCGGCCGGCAACGCTTCTTCGCCACCCGGTTCGCCGGCCGCTTCGCCCGCCGCCTCTTCCTCTTCCTCCATCGTCAGCGGCTGGGCGGCTTCGCTGGCTGCCGGTTCCCCGGCTTCTTCGCCCCGGGGCTTCTTCTTGCTTCGCCGTCGCTTCCGTTTTTTCCCTTCGGTCCCTTCCGTCGTCGCTGCCTCTTCGCCCGGCGTCGTCTCGATGGGTTCCTCGACCGTCTCGGCTTTCGGCTCGGCTGGTTCGCCGGTTTTCGCCGGGGCACTTTCCAGGTGGGCCGGCCGTTCCCGCCGCTCCAGCTCCAGCTCCAGCTGGTTCATCAGGAAGGACGGTTTTCCCTTGACGGTCACCTCGATGTCGTAATCGTTTTCGATCTGGGCCAGTTCCCGCTTTTTCCGGTTGAGGAGGTAGTATGCCACTTCTAGCGGCAGACCGCCCCGGACTTCGGCGACGGTTCCTTTGGCGGCGGCGGCGTGGACCTTGCGCAGGAAGGAGAGGGCCATGCTCTCCACCGATTTGACTTTTCCCCGGCCGCTGCAATGGGGGCATTCGAGGGTGCTCCCCTGCTCCAGGGTCTGCCTGATCCGCTGCCGGGACATTTCCAGGATGCCGAACTGGGAGATCCGGCCGACGGTCACCCGGGCTTTGTCGGTCTTGAGGGCGGTCTTCAGGGTCTTTTCCACTGCGGAGATATGTTTCTTATCCCGCATGTCGATGAAATCGATGACGATCAGCCCGCCCAGGTCGCGGAGCCGCAGCTGTCGGGCCACTTCTTCGGCTGCCTCAAGGTTGGTCTTGAAGGCCGTATCCTCGACCCCCTTCTCGCCGGTCGATTTCCCCGAGTTGACGTCGACGGAGACCAGGGCTTCGGTCGGTTCGATGACGATCGAGCCGCCGGATTTGAGCGGCACCTTTTTTTCGTAGATCAGGTCGATCTGTTCCTCGATCTGGTAGCGGGAAAAGATCGGCCGCTTCTCCTGGTGGAGCTTGACCAGTTTCTCGAACTTGGGCATCGTCTCCTTGAAGAATGCCCGGGCCTGCTTGTAGACATCCTTGCTGTCGACCAGCACCTCGTCGATCTCGGCGGTAAAGTAGTCGCGGATGGTGCGGATCACCAGGTTGGACTCCTGGTAGATCAGGGCGGGGCCCTTGGTGACGGCGGCCTGCTCGTTGATGCTGTCGCTGAGTTTCAGGAGGTACTGGAGGTCTTTGGCCAGCTCGGTCTTGGTTTTGCCGAGCGCCTCGGTCCGGACGATGTAGCCGATCCCTTCCGGGATCTCCAGCTGGGCCACCTTTTCCTTGAGCTTCTTCCGATCGGCCTCGCTCTCCACCTTGCGGGAGATGCCGCTCGAATCGCTGCCGGGCATCAGCACCATGTAGCGTCCCGGGAGCGACAGGTAGCTCGTCAGTGCGGCTCCCTTCATGTCCCGTTCGCCTTTTTCCACCTGGACCACCAGTTCCTGGCCGCGGCGGAGGATTTCCTGGATGCGGGGGCGGCGGTTGCGTTGTTCTTCGGGAATGTCGTCCCGCCACTGCCACCAGGAGGGGTGGATTTCGCCCACCTGAAGGAAGCCGAGCTTTTTCAGCCCGATATCGACGAAAGCTGCCTGCAGCCCCGGCTCGACCCGGACCACTACCCCTTTGTAGACGTTGCCGCGCGTCTGCTCGCTACCGGCGATTTCCACGTCGAGGTCGACCAGCCGGCCGTCCTCGACGATGGCGACCCGGGCCTCTTCCGGGTGCATCACATTGATCAGCATCTTTTTTGCCATTGATTACGTTCCTTTGCCGGCCGCCGGCTCCCGGAGGAGCCCGCGGCCGTGAGAGTGTCGGCCACCGACGGCGAAAGCCGTCCGGCCACGATGGGTATTCAAACCGCCCGTTGGGCGTTGAAGGCGCAATAAACCCAGAAAGTATAGCAGATTTTCTTCGCTTTAATAAGAAAAATCTGGTTTTTTCGTAACGCCGTCGGGATGGAAGATTGACAAGCCTGTTACGCAAAACCTACAATGACGACCATCGATCATCTGATGCTTCCTGGATTACGACATGCTGCATTTGAAAAATCTGACGAAAGATTTTGCCGGCCGGACGCTCTTTGCCGGGATCAACTGGCATCTCCGGAAGGGGGAGCGGGTGGGGCTCGTCGGCGAAAACGGCGCCGGCAAGTCGACCCTGATGCGGATCATTGCCGGGGAAGTAGAGCTTTCCGGCGGTGACTTGATTTTTGCTCGCGGCGCTACCGTCGGCTACCTTCCCCAGGATGGCCTCGCCACTCGCGGCCGGCCGCTGCTGGCCGAGGCGATGACCGCCCTGGCCGACCTGCAGGAGATGGAGCGGGAGCTGCAGCAGCTGACCGAACGGCTGGCGGCGGTGCCGGCCGCCGCGCCGGAGCATGATGCGCTGCTCGACCGTTTCGGCCGGCTCCAGGAGGAGTTCCGCCTGCGGGGCGGTTACGCCATGGAGGCGGAGGTCTGCAAGGTGTTGGACGGGCTGGGCTTTTCACCGGCGGACCGGGAGCGGGAGTGCGGCGAGTTTTCCGGCGGCTGGCAGATGCGGATTGCCCTGGCCAAGCTGCTCCTGAAGAAGCCG contains:
- a CDS encoding Smr/MutS family protein, translating into MKKSAGSKKKKSEELANKPFSALKGVRANIDPPPEKPVAKPAPPPAIAAEPDETALFLRAVSDVRRLHSQPPKNQRKSGEVPVAAPEKDDADQRAFLDAVRQLKLDVTFADEFPEKGRSDSHGQAANRLRQLKKGTIRVDLELDLHGLTKDEALDSLARFIGGAYNRGQQAVLVITGKGNNSPGEPVLQGAVVSWLRDKGRGMVAEFAPAPRNMGGSGALVVFLKAREIQEL
- a CDS encoding methionine adenosyltransferase, whose translation is MISIETARGFSVSAHRVEIVERKGRGHPDSICDAVMDAISVALCRTYRERCGRILHHNIDKSLLAAGSVERQFGGGRVIRPMEFVIGDRATFAAAGEEIPVAEIAIDTANRWLRENLRFVDPAKHVRYRIVLAPGSSELVDIFARPGAVMVANDTSAAVGYWPLSPTERAVLDLERFLNGTRFKERFPESGEDVKVMGLRTGTDLTMTVAMPLIARFVHSEADYFDRKKAIGREIGEFLAGLPGFGRRTFHFNTLDETGRGLNGIYLSLLGTSAEDADSGQVGRGNRVNGIIALSRPLGSEATAGKNPVSHVGKIYTILAHQLAREICEEVEGVAEATVLLLSRIGTPIDRPAMAAAQLRLQRGLRLADASGRAREIIARGLAGIGDFCLELAEGRYPVC
- a CDS encoding Rne/Rng family ribonuclease, with protein sequence MAKKMLINVMHPEEARVAIVEDGRLVDLDVEIAGSEQTRGNVYKGVVVRVEPGLQAAFVDIGLKKLGFLQVGEIHPSWWQWRDDIPEEQRNRRPRIQEILRRGQELVVQVEKGERDMKGAALTSYLSLPGRYMVLMPGSDSSGISRKVESEADRKKLKEKVAQLEIPEGIGYIVRTEALGKTKTELAKDLQYLLKLSDSINEQAAVTKGPALIYQESNLVIRTIRDYFTAEIDEVLVDSKDVYKQARAFFKETMPKFEKLVKLHQEKRPIFSRYQIEEQIDLIYEKKVPLKSGGSIVIEPTEALVSVDVNSGKSTGEKGVEDTAFKTNLEAAEEVARQLRLRDLGGLIVIDFIDMRDKKHISAVEKTLKTALKTDKARVTVGRISQFGILEMSRQRIRQTLEQGSTLECPHCSGRGKVKSVESMALSFLRKVHAAAAKGTVAEVRGGLPLEVAYYLLNRKKRELAQIENDYDIEVTVKGKPSFLMNQLELELERRERPAHLESAPAKTGEPAEPKAETVEEPIETTPGEEAATTEGTEGKKRKRRRSKKKPRGEEAGEPAASEAAQPLTMEEEEEAAGEAAGEPGGEEALPAEQAAEETRKKRRRKRRRSKKPQAEQSVEEGAAPAEEEPAAEATAEPLPVTESAESGEDVKKKKRRRKRRPTKRGAEEESAGGPEAAVEPPVAEPKPLVAEPEPPVVVTPPVAAEEPPAKKPRAPRTRKKPAPAAAAASAGEPEPAPTTEPAPEMTEAAPKKKRAPRKKATADAAPEPPPAEAAAAEAVEPAPPPAKKPRAPRKKKELPPADGE